The genomic segment ACAGCTCCAGGGGGTTAACATAGAAAGACTGATCATGTATGAAGGCCGGGCAGACTATATCAAACACGAAATAGCAGAAATAAAAAAGACACTGCTTAATAAGGAAAAAATTGTTCACCAGGAGAGGAAAAACCTGAGCCACTGCGCCCGTGAACATAAGATCATGTGTCAGCTCAAAGAGAAGCAAAACCTCGCCTGGAGGCAATTTATCAACAAAAAAGAGGCCGCCGTTCTTGATGAAATTGCTATCATGCGCCACTCCCAAAAAATGTCCTAACAAAAAGCAATCATGAAAAAGCCTAGCCAACGCCAAGAGATACTCACCACCCTTCTCATCGTTTTTTTCTCCCTATTTCAGACATACAGCATCGCACGAGCCGCAGAGTCAACGGAGTATGGCTCAGTGGAAGAGCGACGCCTTGAGGCAAGTCTCGTCCAGAACGCCAAAGACGA from the Desulfotalea psychrophila LSv54 genome contains:
- the fliJ gene encoding flagellar export protein FliJ gives rise to the protein MDPTKPFSLETVLSHRKRRKDATVTRLTTAEKNRTIIAEKLAEKEEGYRNFLQEIENIQLQGVNIERLIMYEGRADYIKHEIAEIKKTLLNKEKIVHQERKNLSHCAREHKIMCQLKEKQNLAWRQFINKKEAAVLDEIAIMRHSQKMS